From Vicinamibacterales bacterium:
GCCCTGGTCCCGGACATTGGGTATTACGGCCTCACGCGCAGCTGCCAGCGCGTGCAGCGTGCTCACCGACGCCGTATCGTATATGACACCCTCGAAGCCGTCAGGCAGGCCTACAAGTTGCCGGAGCCAGTCGAGGGTAAGTGCTTCTAGCTCAGTCGCGGCAGGTGATGTCCGCCACAGCATGGCATTCTGGTTGAGGGCCGCGGCAAGTAATTCTCCGATAATGCCCGGTGCACTGCTGCTAGTAGCGAAGTAGGCGAAGAACCCTGGGTGATTCCAGTGAGTGAGGCCGGGCGTGATGATTTTTTCGAAGTCGTCGAAAATCGCCTCAAATGTTTCGCCCCGCTGCGGTGGCGTTGCGGGTAGCGCGGCACGAACGTCGCCAGGGCCAACACGTGCCATCACCGGATAGCGCTCAGAGTCGCGAAGGTACTCAGCGATCCAGTCTAGGGTGCGCTGTCCGTGGCGCCGGAAGGCGTCGGCATCCATATCTCCGAGGGCGGGCGGACTGACTTCAGGCGGACTTTTTGTTTCGGGTTCGTTCGAAACACTTCCGCCCGTTAGGTCACGGTCACTGGCGGACATACTCAATGGCGAATTCTTTTAGCGCAGGGGACCGGAGACCAATCACCTCAGCTTCAGCCGTGGCGCTTTCAATATCCCAATTGTCAAGTTTGACCCGTTTGATCAACCACATTCCCCCAACGCGATTGGCTGACCCGCAGTGAATGAATGTCGGTTGATTATCCGGGTTGGCAATGACCTCAAGGAACTGTTCGGCAGCCCAAGCCCAGGTCTCAGAAGACCGAAATGGAATATGAAAATACTTCAATCCGAGTTCTGAGGCTTTTTCGGATGCTTCACCAGGGTTGGTGGCGCCGTTTTCACCTTCGGTGCGGAAGTTGACAACGGATACAAACCCCCGCCGCCGCACTTCCTCGAGTGCTTCCAGTGTAGTGGCTCCAGCGCATGCGACTGTCGCATTCACTTGGGTGTAGTTTCGAATCCCCGGGATCTCTTCCTTTATCAGCTCTTGTGCGGTAAGGGAGATCGGGGTCATTAGAACGAGCATCAGAAACACGGAATGTGTAACGTTTTGAAATCGCATAGCCTAGAATTATAACTCGATCATAAGGAGGGTAATGTGGCCGAGCTCATTCACACCAGCCGAATACGCTTAGAGAAGATTAAGGGTTCACTTCGGCACGCGTACGTCGAAAACTTTAAGGCCCCAATCCGCTTCGGTATTCATGGCGGCATCAAGAGGTTCTACGGTATCGAACCTGACGAGGAGTTGCCAGCCACCCTCGATCATCTAATTGCGGCGGTTGGTGGTTGACTGCTTGGCACCTTGGCCGGCGCACTGGAAGTGCGCCAGATCCCGTCTGGTGACGGCTGTCTCACGGCCGCCGTGGAAGGCGACATTGAAGCGGTCGACAAGATCCTGCGTATAACCGAGATCCGAGTTCGTTACACACTCAAGATTCCCGCAGGCACCCGCGCAGCGGCTGATCGTGCGCTGACAACTCACGAGAGTAAATGCCCGGCCGCCGTAAGCGTCCGTAGCTGTATTAAGATTGTGATCACAGCTGATGTGACAGAAGAATAGAGAGGCATCCGATTTAGTAGTGGTAGAGGACTGCTGTAGGATTGCCTATCATGTGGGCCCTGGATGCGATCGGAACTCGTCGTTCTCATTACGGGGACCTACGGCACTGATTTATGGCTCGACTATCGGCCGCAGCGATCACCGAACAACTTGCGTCGCTCTCCGCTTGGATTCGTGACGGCCAGGCCATCCAGAGGGAGTTTACGTTCCCGTCGTTTTTGGAGGCTGTAGCGTTTGCGAATCGTGTGGCGATGGAGGCCGAACGTGCAGATCATCACCCTGACATTGTGATTCGCTTTCGGAGTGTCATGCTGGTCTACGTGACACATAGCGAGTCTGGACTCACCCAGAAGGACTTCGATGGAGCGCGGGTGGCCGACCGGGTAGCCGAAGCTCGATGAGAGGCTGACTGACTGTGCGGCTAAAGAAGACCTACAGTTCCCGAGAAGTCGCCGCGCTGACGGGGCTTTCTGCCCGCCAACTGCAGTGGTGGGACGCACGGAAACTGCTGACATCAACAGTGGCATCGCAGCGAACTGCTGCTGGGGGCTTCACTGAGCGGAGGTACTCTCCCGTCGAGTTGTACGAGCTCCTTGTGCTCGCTGACTTGCGCCGCCACGGCTTTTCCGTTCAAAAAATTCGTGCGCTGCTCAAAACACTGAAACGGCAATTCGACATACGGCTCTACGACGCCATCCGCGGTGGTGGGGAGATTACGTTACTGACCGATGGACGCGAGGTGTACGCACGTACTTTGAAGGGGGAGTTCTACAATCTGCTGCGCGCGCCGAGTCAGCCTTTGCTGGTGCTTGGTGAAGGAGAAGATTTGAAGGAGTTCAGTACGCGAGCTCGCCCACGACGGTCCAAGAAGCGCCTCGCTGCGAGGCGAAATGCGACAAAGCCGACCAAAAAAACGAAGCGTCAGCGTTCCTGATGCGATGATCACGCACTAACGTCTACACAATCTTCCCACGCGCCTCGACTGGGAGTGTCTCGATGACTGTCCATCCATCGACGAGTTGGACAGCATCCACTAGGTTCGATACAACGCACGAATGATTCGGCAGAACGCGTACGCGGTCACCAGGTTCTAGGCCTGTAGCGCCATTCTGCACTTCTACGACCCCGTGTTCTTCCGAAAGCCGCGTGATCTGCAGTGAGTCGTCTGGTGTTGTCTCGTCGAGAGTGGAAAAAACGGCGCCGTAGCCCACCGGGCGGACCATTCCACGACCGGTGTCTGAGGTAAGTGTCTTGCTACCGCAGTCGAGAACGATGCGGTTGCTTGCCGGCTTACTGACCACGGTCGCCATCACGGAGAGTGCGCAATCGTCGAGTGAGGCAGAGCCAATGGCAACCTGGCTACGATCGTAATAGACGTAGTTGCCTGGCCGAAGCTCCGTAAGGTCAGGCTCTGAAGCGCTTAGCATTGCTGTGGCGGTAGAGCCGACGCTAATTTCGTCGATTTTGACTTCAGCCTGTCGTGCCCCGTCAGCCAGCGTTCGTAGCGTCTCGGCTTCGTCCTTCGCTACGGCGGCCAGTTCCTCTGCGGAACCTACGTCGTAACACTGGCCGGCGTGACTGAGGAGTCCACGGAGTCGTAGTCCTGGCAGGGTAGTTACGTGTGAAAGAAACGCGACGGCCTGAGTCATCTCGGGAGCAATGCCACACCGCTGATACCCGACGTCAACCTTGACGAGGACGTCGAGTTGCCGGTCGTATGCACACATCGCCTCGGACCACTGTTCAGCCACTGTTGGATGATCGATTGCAAGTGAAAGTTTTACACGGTCCATCAGTGCCATGACACGTGTGGCACTGAACGGATTGATTGGATAGGGCAACCGGATGTCGGAGATACCCGCGTCGGCAAAAACTTCCGCCTCGCTGACTTTCGCGCAGCAGATCCCTGCCGCACCTTGTTCGAGTTGCCACTTTGCAATCCGAGGGCTCTTGTGGGTCTTGGTGTGCGGTCTAAGCGTCAGCCCCCCTGATGTTGCGACGGTTTGCATTCGCTTGATGTTGGCCATAAGCCGGTCCCGATCGATGAGGACTTGCGGTGTGGGGAGTTCGGTCAATTGCATGATGGCAATTATCCATTTCAGTGAGTCAGTATTAGTAGATCCTTACCCGGCTCTGCTCTTTCAGAAACTGCTGGACGTAGTAGGGCCCACCAGCACCGCGACCAGACGAGCCACTTGCTTTCCAACCACCGAACGGATTGATACCTGGCCAGGCGCCAGTTGTCGCGCCAGCCTGCCGGTTGGCGTAAACGACGCCAGCTTGGATTTCGTCGAAGAAATTGGCTATTTCATCCTCATCGCTGCTAAAAATACCAGCCGTTAAACCGTATTCGGTCTTGTTGGCGAGCCGTATTGCTTCGTCAAACGACGTTACTTTACCCACGACAGTGATCGGGACGAACAGCTCATCGGTGAATAATCGGTGGCCGTTCGGTAAGCCATCAATGACGGTCGGTTCGAGAAAGTAGCCATGTCGAAAGGGCTCTTCGGTAATTCGACGCCCCCCGGTGAGGACCCGCCCGCCGTCGCGCTTAGCCTCTTCAATTGCCCGTTCATAAGTCTTAACCGCCGCTTCGTTGATGACAGGTCCCATCCAGACATCGCGCTCAAGCGGGTTACCAATCTTGATCTTTCTGGTTTTCTCCACAAGTTCCTCGACGAACCTATCGCAGACATCGGTCGCGACGTACACACGAGAGCATGCGGAACATTTCTGGCCTTGGGCACCGAACGCCGAGCGCCACACACCTTCGGTAGCTTTATCCAGGTCAGCTGATGACATGACTAGAGTGGGATTCTTGCCTCCCATCTCGGTGATGACCGGGCGCGGAGCTGGACGTCCGCCGTTCTCACGGGACAGCATCATTCCAACTTCTTTTGACCCGGTAAAAACGATGCCGTCGATGTGTGCATTTTCCGCAATTTCCTGGCCGACTGAGTTTCCAGGCCCGGTTACAACGTTGAATACACCTGGAGGTACGCCGGCCTCGGCGGCGATATCGTAAAGCCTCAAACCGAGCCTTGGCGTATCGCTAGCTGGTTTCAGCACGACGGTGTTCCCCGCGACAAGTGCGCCGCCCGCCGGACCTGCGGCCAGCGCCATGGGAAAGTTAAACGGGGAGATGACTGCCCAGACCCCATGAGGACGCATGACACTGGTGTTCTCTTCATTCGGCTCTAGTTTGTCCATCGTCTGGCAAAAGCCGTCGTGTGCCTCTATCTGATCGCAATAGTAGGTCATGAAATCGGCGGCTTCTTCTATATCGCCTACGCATTCAAGGCGATTCTTGCCAGTCTCAAAACCCATCCAGGCTGCTAGTTCCCAACGCTGGGCTCGAATGCCGTCCCCAATCTTACGGACTATAGCCACCCGCTCTCTCCATGATCGCCCACCCCAATCAGCCGCGGCTACGCGAGCAGCACGAACCGCATCGCGCACATGGTCGGCGGTACCCTTTTGAAACCGCGCCAAAACAATCCGCGTATCGTTCGGGCTTAAGTCTTCAAACTGTTCGGCTGATTCGATGGCCTCACCGTCAATGTACATTGGATAAGTTTTGCCTAGCTGCGCTTTGACCTGTTCGATCGCCTCGTCAATTCCAAGGTGAAGCGCTTCCATCTGGTCGGCGCTCATCGTCGCGTAGGTGATTTTCATCTCGGGTTTACTACCGCTCATCTTCAGTTTCTCCTCGTCCCGTTAGTTCTTCCGCAGGTCCTTTAGAATCTCGCGACTCGCATTCAATCCGCAAGCGCCGGTTACCCCGCCGCCAGGGTGGGTACCCGCGCCGCAAAGGTACAGGCCAGCAACCGGAGTCCGATATTGGGCCCAACCGAGTGCCGGCCGCATTGTGAAGAGTTGGTCCAAGGTATGCTCGCCATGAAAAATGTGGCCGCCGGTTAGACCGTAGACCGTTTCCAGATCGACAGGCGTCAAGATCTGCCGATGCAAAATCCGGTCTTCAAGTCCAGGCGCGTAAGCAGTGAGTACGCGAATAACCCTGTCGCCGAGACCATCGCGAGCTATGTGCCAGTTCTCGTCACGCAAATGGTACGGGGCGAATTGCGCGCAGATCGACATAACGTGTTGACCGTCAGGTGCCAAGGTCGAGTCATTAACCGTTGGGATCGTCACGTCGAGATATGGAGACTCAGAATAGCCTCCGTACTTGGAAGCATCGAATGCCCTCTCGAGGTACTCCACGCTAGGCCCAATGTGAATCCGCCCACCGAGCGCGTTTGTTCGCTCCGTAGAAGTTGCCGAAGCCAAGGCCGTGAATTCCGGAAGAGCGTCGAGTGCCAGGTTAATCTTAGCCATGGTGCCGGCCGCTCGATATCCCTTGATGGTGGCCACGAACGCAGGTTCAAGAGCGGCTGCTGAAATCAGTTTAAGAAAGGTTCGCTTGGGATCGGCGCCCGACACAACAGTGCGAGCAGTAATCACCGTCCCATCACTGAGGACCACGCCGGCAACTACACCCTGCTGGACATCGATGTGAGTTACCTCAGTGCCGGTCCTGATCTCGACGCCGACGGTCTGAGCAGCCTTCGCTAAGCCCTCGCTCAGTGAGCCGGGTCCACCTCTCGTGGTGGTCGCTGTAGGAAGCACGTGACCCCCAAGTGCCTGCTGCAGGAGGAAAGCCATACCCGAACCCGCCGATTTTGGACCCAGGTTCATGCCGTAAATGCCGCGGGCGGCCACGATGGCTTGCAGCGCTTCGGTTTCAAACCAGTCGGCGACTATGTCGGCCACTGGCATTGCTGACCACCTGAGTAGTCGGAACATGTTTTGTTTGCCGAGACCGCGAAACCGTCGGCCCGCTCTAATTAGCTGCCAGACGTCGCTAACCTTAGGATGCTCGGTTGATGGAGGTGTGCGCCACAGGAAATCACGTAGCACGCTACCGATTTCATCGAGGCATTCACTGAAGGCAAGGTACTGTTTGCTGTCGCGTTGTGAAAATGCACTGATTGAGTCTGCGGCGCGAACCGGGTCAGCATGAAGTAGAAGGGTGTGGTGGTCCGGTAGTGGCGCGAAAAGTCTCACCTCGGGTTCCGTGAAGCGAACGCCATGATGATGCAGGGCAAGGTCGTCGACCACTTTAGGATGCAGTGGGCCCACGGCGTGCGCCAAAGCAGGACATTTAAAACCTGGGTAGAGGTCTTCTGTTACCGCGGCACCACCGACTCCGTTTCGGCGCTCCAGCACGAGCGTTCGTACGCCTGCCCTAGCCAGATAAAACGCCGTAACGAGCGCGTTATGACCACCTCCTACAATAATTGCGTCGTACGACTTCACAGTGGAATTCACCTACCTGGAAATCTCCATTCCTTGAGAATCCGCTGCGCCGCGTTGCGCCCTGAGGCACCCATGATGCCGCCGCCGGGATGCGTGGATGAGCCGCAGAGATACAGGCCTCGAACCGGTGTGCCATAACGAGCCCAACCCGGAACCGGTCGTAGGAAAAATAACTGCTCTAGGGTCAGCTCGCCTTGGAAAATATTGCCCTCAGTCAGGCCAAACTCACGCTCGAGATCAAGTGGAGTGATGACCTGTCGATGCAGGATGATGTCTTTGAGGTTCGGCGCGTAGTTAGCGAGCGTGTTAACCACACAGTCACCAAATTGCTCCCTTTGGTCATCCCAAGTGCCAGAACTTAAGTGGTATGGCGCGTACTGGACGAAGCAGGACAGGATGTGTTTGCCTGGAGGTGCCATTGACGGATCACTCAGAGTGGGAATGACCATGTCAATATAGGGATGCCGAGAATATTGTCCGTATTTGGCGTCGTCATAAGCACGTTCCATGTAGTCGACATCTGGCGAAATCGTAAGTCCTCCTCGCAAGTGCGGACCTGCGCCAGGCAGGCTCGTAAAATTGGGTAATGCGTCGAGTGCCAAATTGACCTTGCCGGACGAACCGCGCAGCTTGTAACGACTAACGTCTTCAACGAAGTCGTCCGGTAGCAGGTCTTTCCCGACCATCTTGAAGAATGTTAGGCGTGGGTCAACGCTCGATGCAACGATGTCAGCGCGTAATTCATCTCCGTTCTCTAACACTACCCCAGAGGCCTTTCCGCGCTTGACAAGTATCTGTGCGACTGGTGTTCCTGTACGGATCTCGGCTCCAGCTTCTCGAGCCGCGGCAGCGATCGCATTCGAGATTGCACCAGTGCCACCTCGAGGAAGGCCCCACGATCGAAAGGCACCGTCGATCTCTCCCATGTAATGATGCAGGAGGACATAGGCCGTACCGGGTGAGCGCACACCGAGAAATGTCCCGGTTATTCCCGAGGCCGCCATTGTGGCCTTTAGGACGTCGGTTTCGAACCATTGGTCTAGGAAGTCGACAGCGCTCATCGTCCCTAATTGCACCTGCATCTGCTGGAAGGAACGTGGAAGCTTTCGGAAACGGTTACCGATTGCCAGCAGTTGCAGAAGCGCTCGCGGGTCGCGTGACGTTGGATCGCGCGGCGCCATTTCAAGCATTGGCTTGACGAACCGACCCATGTCGACCATCGTCTTGCTGTAGTCCTCGTAAGCTTCGGCATCGCGTGGAGAATGACGAGCGATCTCCCTGTAGGTTTGGGCATGGTCATTGACGCGCCAGAGATAATCGCCGTTCGGCATTGGTGTGAACGTGCCATCGAGAGGAAGAATCTCGAGGCCGTGCCGCGCCAGTTCAAGTTCACGGATGATTTCGGGCCGAAGAAGTGAAACGACGTAGGAGCACACTGAGAACCTAAAGCCTGGAAAGATTTCTTCAGTGACGGCCGCGCCACCCACTAATCGACGGCGCTCGAGAACTAGCGTTTTCTTTCCACTGCGCGCGAGGTAGGCTGCAGTGACTAAGCCATTGTGCCCACCACCGATGATGATTGCGTCGTATGTGCTTGCCATTGCTCGAGTCGACGGCTCGTGGGGAGCCACCGGAAGTTCGCATTGTAAGCGATTATAAAACTTGTCGGAGTCGTTCGATGGTTTCTATAATCCAAGGTTAACTGCTGCGCCTGTCGCAGAGTAGGAGTCGTTGTGCCTATCGGATCCGCGGTTCATGACCGCACTTTAGCGCTCTGCAAGAGCTTAAATTATCGCGAATGGTCTGGTTTTTTCTCCGTTAGCGCCTACGAAGCCCATCACGAACATGAGTATGCGGCCATCCGCACGTCTGCAGCGTTAATCGACATTTCACCCCTCTACAAGTACTTAATTACAGGCAAAGAGGCGACAGGGTTCGTCAATCGCTTAATCACCCGAGATGCAACAAAGCTTGCCGTAGGCCAGGTTGCGTATACCACTTGGTGCGACGAGGACGGTAAGGTCATTGATGATGGGACGGTTTCGCGTCTCGGTGATGACCGGTATCGCTGGACTGCCGCCGATCCCAACCTCCGATGGTTTCAAGGGAACGCTGGCGGGTTCGACATGACTATTCGCGACGTGTCGGAGGAGGTCGGTGCCCTCGCGTTACAGGGCCCGACATCAGCCGACGTGTTGAGGCAGGTTGCTGATGTGGACATCGACGCGCTGAAATACTTCCGCGTCACTAGTGGTGCTATTCGGAATGTGTCGGTCGATGTTTCCCGCACTGGATACACTGGCGACTTGGGCTACGAGATCTGGATGCCTTGGGAAGACGCAGGCAGGGTATGGGATGCACTGGTCGATCACTCGCAGGATTACCTCGTGCGGCCGGCCGGCATGCTAGCCTTGGACGTGGCTCGAATCGAGGCTGGTCTATTGCTGACCGAAGTCGATTTCTTTGGCAGCCGGAAGGCGCTCATTCCGTCACAGCGATATTCACCATTCGAGATGGGACTTGATAGGTTGGTAAGTTTAGACAAGTCTGAATTTGTTGGTCAGCCTGCACTTCGAAATGAGCGGCTTGCTGGACCACCACGAAGGATTGTGGGTCTCGAAATTGACTGGCCGGCGATTGAGGTGCTCTTTGAGGCAGTTGGACTTCCACCAGAGCCGCCAATAGTGGCATCTCGGGAGGCCGTCCCGGTCTACAGCGGCGGAGAACAGATTGGCAAGTTAACCTCGATGGTCTGGTCGCCTGTACTAAAAAAACTGATTGCCTTGGCGACAGTCCACCGTAACTACTCGGCTTCCGGCACCAAAATGCTGATCGAATTCACCGTTCAGGCAGTTCGACACAAGGTGGAGGCAGTGGTGGTGCCGACGCCGTTCTTCAGTCCTTCGCGAAAAACTGCAACCCCACCGGCCACCGCCGAATCGAGCTAGAAGTTAGCCTGTCGGTCCCGCCAAGACGTAGCGATATAATGTAGAGTTGCGGCGTTGCACTCCACGCCTGTAAGGAGGAACTCATGTCTCAAGCACAACCACAAAACTACGCCAATCACGCTCGGATGGTTCCGGCCTTTCACTTTGTCGCACTCCCGATTTTAGCGATCAACTTGTTTTGGTCCGTGGGTCAAGTCGTGACGGCCGGCCTTTCATTCGAGACCTTACTGGCGGTAGGCGTCGCACTCGCGCTTATAGTCATCGCGTTGTGCGCCAGACTGTTCGCTCTCTGGGCACAGGACCGCGTCATTCGCCTCGAGATGCGGTTAAAACTGACGGAAGTTCTTTCGGACGAACTTAAGCCGAGGATTGGTGACCTGTCGACATCGCAACTTGTGGGACTGCGTTTTGCCAGTGACGCCGAGCTGCCGGGTCTCGTGCGCAAGGTGCTCGAGGGTAGCCTGAGTGACCAGAAAGCAATCAAGCAGGCAATCACGGCCTGGCAAGCAGACCATCAGCGGGTCTAAGGACGGGTAAGGTGCACAAAGGAGTAATCTGAATGACTCAGGTAACCATCACGGCACCGGTGCGTCGTTTTGGAGGGACCTCACGGGGGGACGCGTGGTGGCTACAGCCCCTTGCGGTTGCGGCCGGGCTGGGCCTCTTCGTTGCGTATTCAACCTGGGCTGCCTTTCAGGCCGAGTACTATCACACGGGACCTTACTTATCGCCGTTTTACTCGCCCGAGCTATTTGGTGATTCTCCGCACTCGTGGCTTGGACCGAAGCCAGCCGCTTGGCCATCTTGGTTACCGTGGTCTCCAGCGTTCCTCATTCTCGGCGTCCCAGTGGGGTTCCGCCTGACCTGCTACTACTATCGCGGTGCTTACTACAAAGCATTCTGGGCCGACCCGCCGAACTGTGCTGTCGGCGAGCCACGGGAATCATACTTGGGCGAGCGCTCGTTTCCGCTCATTATCCAAAACGTGCACCGATACTTTCTCTACCTCGCGCTGGCATTCATTTTGGTTTTAGCCTACGACGCCTGGCAGGGACTATGGTTCGTGGATCCAGCAACGGGCGCCACTACCCTAGGTGTCGGCGTGGGCAGTCTCGTGCTTATTCTCAATGTCATCCTGCTTGGCGGCTACACGTTTGGTTGCCACTCGCTACGGCACCTTATCGGTGGGCACAGAGATCAGTTGTCAGGAATCAATCGATTGCGTCAATCAACGTATGACTGTGTGAGTTGCTTCAATCAACGACACATGCTATGGGCGTGGATGAGTCTGGCGTGGGTCGGCTTTACTGATTTTTATATCCGGATGTGTGCAATGGGTATATGGGTTGATTTCCGGCTGTTGTGATGAACCTACGATGCGCTAACGTCGGCCAAGGTCGCTGATGGACTATCAAACCTACGAACATGACGTGGTGGTGATTGGTGCGGGCGGTGCTGGGCTCCGGGCCGCGATCGAGTTATCGGCGTTGGGGGTTTCGGTTGGGGTGGTCTGCAAGTCACTGCTAGGTAAGGCGCACACGGTGATGGCTGAGGGTGGCGTAGCTGCTTCACTTGGCAACGTTGATAATCGTGACGCGTGGGGTGTGCACTTCGCAGACACGATGCGTGGCGGGCAGTATATGAACAATGCGCGGATGGCGGAGCTTCACGCCAAGGAGGCCCCGGAGCGGGTCCGCGAGTTAGAAGCTTGGGGCGCCCTGTTTGACCGGACGGCAGACGGTCGTATTTTACAGCGCAATTTC
This genomic window contains:
- a CDS encoding sulfur transferase domain-containing protein; translation: MRFQNVTHSVFLMLVLMTPISLTAQELIKEEIPGIRNYTQVNATVACAGATTLEALEEVRRRGFVSVVNFRTEGENGATNPGEASEKASELGLKYFHIPFRSSETWAWAAEQFLEVIANPDNQPTFIHCGSANRVGGMWLIKRVKLDNWDIESATAEAEVIGLRSPALKEFAIEYVRQ
- a CDS encoding 4a-hydroxytetrahydrobiopterin dehydratase, whose protein sequence is MARLSAAAITEQLASLSAWIRDGQAIQREFTFPSFLEAVAFANRVAMEAERADHHPDIVIRFRSVMLVYVTHSESGLTQKDFDGARVADRVAEAR
- a CDS encoding MerR family transcriptional regulator, which encodes MRLKKTYSSREVAALTGLSARQLQWWDARKLLTSTVASQRTAAGGFTERRYSPVELYELLVLADLRRHGFSVQKIRALLKTLKRQFDIRLYDAIRGGGEITLLTDGREVYARTLKGEFYNLLRAPSQPLLVLGEGEDLKEFSTRARPRRSKKRLAARRNATKPTKKTKRQRS
- a CDS encoding alanine racemase; this encodes MQLTELPTPQVLIDRDRLMANIKRMQTVATSGGLTLRPHTKTHKSPRIAKWQLEQGAAGICCAKVSEAEVFADAGISDIRLPYPINPFSATRVMALMDRVKLSLAIDHPTVAEQWSEAMCAYDRQLDVLVKVDVGYQRCGIAPEMTQAVAFLSHVTTLPGLRLRGLLSHAGQCYDVGSAEELAAVAKDEAETLRTLADGARQAEVKIDEISVGSTATAMLSASEPDLTELRPGNYVYYDRSQVAIGSASLDDCALSVMATVVSKPASNRIVLDCGSKTLTSDTGRGMVRPVGYGAVFSTLDETTPDDSLQITRLSEEHGVVEVQNGATGLEPGDRVRVLPNHSCVVSNLVDAVQLVDGWTVIETLPVEARGKIV
- a CDS encoding aldehyde dehydrogenase family protein, with translation MSGSKPEMKITYATMSADQMEALHLGIDEAIEQVKAQLGKTYPMYIDGEAIESAEQFEDLSPNDTRIVLARFQKGTADHVRDAVRAARVAAADWGGRSWRERVAIVRKIGDGIRAQRWELAAWMGFETGKNRLECVGDIEEAADFMTYYCDQIEAHDGFCQTMDKLEPNEENTSVMRPHGVWAVISPFNFPMALAAGPAGGALVAGNTVVLKPASDTPRLGLRLYDIAAEAGVPPGVFNVVTGPGNSVGQEIAENAHIDGIVFTGSKEVGMMLSRENGGRPAPRPVITEMGGKNPTLVMSSADLDKATEGVWRSAFGAQGQKCSACSRVYVATDVCDRFVEELVEKTRKIKIGNPLERDVWMGPVINEAAVKTYERAIEEAKRDGGRVLTGGRRITEEPFRHGYFLEPTVIDGLPNGHRLFTDELFVPITVVGKVTSFDEAIRLANKTEYGLTAGIFSSDEDEIANFFDEIQAGVVYANRQAGATTGAWPGINPFGGWKASGSSGRGAGGPYYVQQFLKEQSRVRIY
- a CDS encoding NAD(P)/FAD-dependent oxidoreductase, producing the protein MKSYDAIIVGGGHNALVTAFYLARAGVRTLVLERRNGVGGAAVTEDLYPGFKCPALAHAVGPLHPKVVDDLALHHHGVRFTEPEVRLFAPLPDHHTLLLHADPVRAADSISAFSQRDSKQYLAFSECLDEIGSVLRDFLWRTPPSTEHPKVSDVWQLIRAGRRFRGLGKQNMFRLLRWSAMPVADIVADWFETEALQAIVAARGIYGMNLGPKSAGSGMAFLLQQALGGHVLPTATTTRGGPGSLSEGLAKAAQTVGVEIRTGTEVTHIDVQQGVVAGVVLSDGTVITARTVVSGADPKRTFLKLISAAALEPAFVATIKGYRAAGTMAKINLALDALPEFTALASATSTERTNALGGRIHIGPSVEYLERAFDASKYGGYSESPYLDVTIPTVNDSTLAPDGQHVMSICAQFAPYHLRDENWHIARDGLGDRVIRVLTAYAPGLEDRILHRQILTPVDLETVYGLTGGHIFHGEHTLDQLFTMRPALGWAQYRTPVAGLYLCGAGTHPGGGVTGACGLNASREILKDLRKN
- a CDS encoding NAD(P)/FAD-dependent oxidoreductase, which encodes MASTYDAIIIGGGHNGLVTAAYLARSGKKTLVLERRRLVGGAAVTEEIFPGFRFSVCSYVVSLLRPEIIRELELARHGLEILPLDGTFTPMPNGDYLWRVNDHAQTYREIARHSPRDAEAYEDYSKTMVDMGRFVKPMLEMAPRDPTSRDPRALLQLLAIGNRFRKLPRSFQQMQVQLGTMSAVDFLDQWFETDVLKATMAASGITGTFLGVRSPGTAYVLLHHYMGEIDGAFRSWGLPRGGTGAISNAIAAAAREAGAEIRTGTPVAQILVKRGKASGVVLENGDELRADIVASSVDPRLTFFKMVGKDLLPDDFVEDVSRYKLRGSSGKVNLALDALPNFTSLPGAGPHLRGGLTISPDVDYMERAYDDAKYGQYSRHPYIDMVIPTLSDPSMAPPGKHILSCFVQYAPYHLSSGTWDDQREQFGDCVVNTLANYAPNLKDIILHRQVITPLDLEREFGLTEGNIFQGELTLEQLFFLRPVPGWARYGTPVRGLYLCGSSTHPGGGIMGASGRNAAQRILKEWRFPGR
- a CDS encoding aminomethyltransferase family protein, translated to MPIGSAVHDRTLALCKSLNYREWSGFFSVSAYEAHHEHEYAAIRTSAALIDISPLYKYLITGKEATGFVNRLITRDATKLAVGQVAYTTWCDEDGKVIDDGTVSRLGDDRYRWTAADPNLRWFQGNAGGFDMTIRDVSEEVGALALQGPTSADVLRQVADVDIDALKYFRVTSGAIRNVSVDVSRTGYTGDLGYEIWMPWEDAGRVWDALVDHSQDYLVRPAGMLALDVARIEAGLLLTEVDFFGSRKALIPSQRYSPFEMGLDRLVSLDKSEFVGQPALRNERLAGPPRRIVGLEIDWPAIEVLFEAVGLPPEPPIVASREAVPVYSGGEQIGKLTSMVWSPVLKKLIALATVHRNYSASGTKMLIEFTVQAVRHKVEAVVVPTPFFSPSRKTATPPATAESS
- a CDS encoding DUF6526 family protein — translated: MSQAQPQNYANHARMVPAFHFVALPILAINLFWSVGQVVTAGLSFETLLAVGVALALIVIALCARLFALWAQDRVIRLEMRLKLTEVLSDELKPRIGDLSTSQLVGLRFASDAELPGLVRKVLEGSLSDQKAIKQAITAWQADHQRV